CTCTagtcaatatttaaattcaaatgtCTTCTCATGTATGCCACTCAGGCtgggtttggtaaagctttttcaggaggtgcttgtgcttttaaaaagcacaagcacGTCATTTTgcgtttggtaaattaaaaagctcaagTGCTTGTGCTTGCGGCTTTTAAAAGTTAGGGGTGCTTTTGAAAGCACCTAGGAGGGAGCTTTTCAAAGCTGGCTTATGCttaccaaatttttttcattttcccgCACATATTTCCCGCTGTTATATTGCCATTAAAATCTTCATATATTTCTAACTTCTCTTCCTAACCTTCATAAAATCTAACACAAtctacatatattttttatttttcaacctaATCTTTACAAATTTCAACACAAATACATCTCTATCACATATTAGGTATGAActtctatctatttatattatttttttttgcgttaattttgtattttttcagtagatctattatttttttgttataaacatgtttattataattttttcaacttttaaaagctgttttaccaaacacaattatGGTGCTTGTACTTATTAAAagccatttttaatttgattttaccaAACGTAAGTGCTGCAGCTTTTAAAAAGCTGTCTTTTAAAAGACAGTTTTCataagctacttttaaaaagcaaaagctttaccaaactaaGCCTCATTCTACTCACCTCTTATCTCTTAGACTCATTTTAACTTAAATGTTAAAGTATCTTTGCAAATATCACCCTATTACTTCAATCATACAATTTGGCCACCATTTCGATCGCACTTATGATCCACCTCACAACTCACAACACGTTCAAACATCCTTAATTAGCTTATTATCCGACAGCCATACCAAATTGCCAACAAGGATCATACCAATATTCAGGTCAGATAGTGTTCACGGATAATTAAGAATCCTTATCCAACAGCAATAATCCAAAATATTATCATCTAGTAACTACTTATtaggcaatttttttttttgacaattaGGCATTTATTTCTACTTATTTATTAGGTATATATTAAAAGTTTTCCACATATTAGGGGGAAGCGGTTTGAAAGGTAGATTGGAGTGTGGCAGAGCCACGAATATGATGACAGTTACAATGACGGAATTCCATCAAATCTTTCCACTTTCTCTCTACCCTAATTCACTTAATGTGAATGAATTTGGAGTTTCCGTTTTTTCTGTTCTTCTAACCCATCATTCCTATCTTGTGTGAATAATGTAACATCATCCATGTATCTCTATAAATTTGAGACCCACCATACATAAGCTTTTCACTGCTCACTGCAATCTTTTTCTTCTGATCTTCTTGTTCGTTCTCTTCTACTTTATATCTATATAAACGTGTAAGGATTAAGGGTGGTGATATATGCAGCAGCTGGCTTGCCGATCCTCAAAGATCATATCATATACATAAttgcaattatttttatttattcagtTGGAAAAGTAGATAGCCGAGGCAGAGAGATCTGATCTCTGATAATTAAGAATTTAAGATGGAGCGAGGTGGTGGTGGAGACGAAGACAAGTTCAACAAATATGCTTTGGCTTGTGCTGTGGTTGCTTCCATGGTGTCCATCATATTTGGTTATGGTAAGCATCACTTCAATTCTCTCACTCTTTCTCAACCCTTTGTTGTCTTACTATATTTAGATTCCACTATATTATTCTCTCTCCAACACAAACTAAGCTATATATATAGTGCGTTTATAtactttcaataatttatgcATCTTGCTCTATTTTGATGTCTCTAAGTTTaactttgaatttaattttaatattttaacataataaattatactaatatctaaaaaataaaacaaaaagtggCCAACAACGTGCTGTTAATAATATTTGAAACTATATTTTGATTAGCTTGATAAATTATAGTAAATAAATTCAGTAGtacaaaattttttgtattttttgtcaaTATACTATTTTCACCAAATACAACTTAAGATTATTCTCACCATTTATTTAgacttaaattataaatatcaaatCATACTCTTCAACTTTATCTATACTTATCACAATAAAAATGATCTTTTAACTATtttctactttttattttatttactttttcttaaattttaattttattatctattttgtattttttttaagtaaaacaTTATATCAGTTAACTAAAGACAAatattaagattattattattatcaatagaagaaataaataataaatccatTAATATGTGAATATAAACTAGAATAAAAATGTTATGTGCATGCAAAGAAAATAGTCACTAAATTATACAGtatgaatttatatataaatatattatttaatttatttttaaagtatattttatatgttaataATTTAACTTGACAATTAATGATTTGTGTAGAAATATATACTAGTTtgtagtttatttttaatattcttgTGTGTGGAAATTACATTTCAATATTAATTTGCTAATAAACGCATGCATTGCATGAACTGAATTCAGATACGGGTGTTATGAGTGGAGCCATGATTTTCATCAAAGAAGAACTCGGAATCAGCGACACACAACAAGAAGTGCTCGCTGGAATCCTCAACATATGCGCACTGTTTGGCTCCTTAGCCGCCGGAAGAATCTCCGATTACGTTGGTCGACGCTATACAATCTCCATGGCCTCCATCCTCTTCATGCTTGGTGCAATCCTCATGGGCTACGGCCCAAACTACGCAATTTTAATGACTGGAAGGTGCGTCGCCGGCGTTGGCGTCGGTTTCGCACTCATGATAGCCCCCGTTTACTCTGCAGAAATCTCCTCCGCCAAATCCCGCGGCCTTCTAACCTCCCTCCCCGAACTTTGCATCGGTATCGGAATCTTACTTGGCTACATACTAAACTACGTATTCGGAAAATTCTTGCCATTGAAGCTTGGTTGGAGATTGATGCTTGGTGTAGCCGCAATTCCTTCACTCGCCTTAGCTATAGGGATTCTCTTCATGCCAGAATCCCCAAGGTGGCTTGTGATTCGTGGCCATCTACCAAAGGCAAAGAAAGTTCTGCTGCAAATTTCGAACACCAAACAAGAAGCAGAGAATCGGTTCAATGATATAAAGCTCGCAGCAGGTATTGGTGATGAAAATAACTCTTTAGCAGCTAAGGAAAACCAAAATGGCAAAAGCGTTTGGAAAGAGTTGTTGTTGCATCCTTCTCCTCCGGTTCGGTGGATGCTCATGACGGCGATTGGGATTCACTTCTTCGAACACGCCACTGGGATCGAGGCGGTTATGTTATACAGTCCAAGAATCTTCAGGAAAGCCGGTGTTACGAGCAAGGAGCATC
The Arachis duranensis cultivar V14167 chromosome 5, aradu.V14167.gnm2.J7QH, whole genome shotgun sequence genome window above contains:
- the LOC107487832 gene encoding probable polyol transporter 3, which translates into the protein MERGGGGDEDKFNKYALACAVVASMVSIIFGYDTGVMSGAMIFIKEELGISDTQQEVLAGILNICALFGSLAAGRISDYVGRRYTISMASILFMLGAILMGYGPNYAILMTGRCVAGVGVGFALMIAPVYSAEISSAKSRGLLTSLPELCIGIGILLGYILNYVFGKFLPLKLGWRLMLGVAAIPSLALAIGILFMPESPRWLVIRGHLPKAKKVLLQISNTKQEAENRFNDIKLAAGIGDENNSLAAKENQNGKSVWKELLLHPSPPVRWMLMTAIGIHFFEHATGIEAVMLYSPRIFRKAGVTSKEHLLLTTIGVGLTKITFLVIASFLLDRVGRRKLLLVSLGGMVCALAVLGFSLTMVEGSPEKKLAWGLTLSIVATYTFVAFFNIGLGPVTWVYSSEIFPLRLRAQGASIGVAVNRVMNATVSMSFISIYKAITIGGAFFMFSGISIVAWLFFYFFMPETKGKALEEMEMVFTRKSHRDVAAAETHNNTR